ttttagatgtgggcaggactttttcaaatctctttgcataaagtcttgtctcacggggcttaaaattttctctcgcaggatttcactttcaccaaacaacaaatcttttaattcaggCACATACGCCtcatcattgggaagaaacactacttttccctgatggcaacacgaattagacgatctacaagtctccgacttaaatccgaacaatatattcgatctctttttcgctgttctgttatttcaccgagtattaatttccatttgtttgcgctaatgcgatctttactatcatttttttgagactttcgaattttagtactttcattatctctaacctgctctgcatgtgtatctcttcaacgtttttgaattctttacgatgttctgctttgtcatctactctttgtcttttatttatttgttaaccgggcctggttaaatcttttggcacaaagactcgtcttgcgggacgtgaaagtatctctctgaaaaaatcacgtctcgtcccaggctaaaaagtcttgtctcgtcccaggattttttttttatattagagaGAGATTAATAATCCAGATCGGTATAATGATATCACattgaaacaaaatgaaagaagttCAAGCTGAACATATAATGTATCTGGCTTTTCTAATCGAAtatacatttcataataaatgagTAGGTCAACTTTAAGTGAAGTTagtggtggtggttgttgttgcTATTATTATGCTATTATTTTTACCATCTGTGATTGGATTTatgaaattgttttgtttaaCTGACTTTTATAAGTTAGTTTAAATGCTTTTCCTCTAATGAATAGTTTTGTTTCCCCAGAGCTTCCAAAATGCTGATTCTTCAGCTGTTCTTGACTATAGCTCTGATCTTGACTGTGATATTAAAAAGGTATGATGAATATCTTTTATTTGCTACTCTTTCTTGGAAAGACATTAATATGTAAATACAAGTTCATAACATAATCTTGAATTGTTGTTTTCTGTGTTACACTgttaaaataaattgatttttcttttgtgacaTTCTCAGCAatcagcttttatttttaaaccgtatacagtgtgtatgtatatctgtctatttatgtGACTGGAAAAAAATGGTTACTAAAAAGGTTACTTCCATGCTGAAAAGGTTAAAGACAAAATGTTTCAGCTACATAGCCATCAACAGGTGTGCACTATGAAGGAAAACACAATTTACAAATAGAGAAGGGGAAGAATGGAACAAAGCAGGGCAGATGAGAGGTGAGAGTAGTTGAGAAAAAGCTACCATTACGAAAAAATGAAGGTAGTGATTTAAAAAGTTAGTTGACCATTAAGATCTGAGGAGATATGTGATATTTGGTCGAAAAGAAGCTGAGCTTCTTCtggtttttctttgaaatgtgtCTTTGAATCCCTGTAAAAGAACACAAACCGAGAGATCAGTGTAGCTGTGGTCAAGAGATGTGAAGCATTCTACAGTAGGCCTTATAAAGTCTTTAATCTTAACAGCTGGAACATGCACCCTGAAATATCCCCTTGTTTCACTTATGTAGATGGCTGGATGCTTCGTACAAGAAATGCAGTAGATAAGATTTTAAGACTGGCAAGAGGCCCAttgttttaatactgaatttaccagagggaccagCTACAAGGGTATTGgtggtgacatatttgcaagtgacataACGGCTCCTGTTAGAGCTGAAATTGCTTGGCGAGGAATGTGACCgtcctctgtgaagtgagctgcGGATGAGAAGTTTGAGTAGCTTAGGTGGTGAACAGTAGGAAATCAAGGGAcagttgggggggaaaaaaaggttcaCGTTTAAGGATCAGTATACAAAATTTAGAATATTTAATTGTTTGACCTGGGGGTGGGTTGGAGGGTTGTTTGTCGTGAGAGTGTTAAGGTGGAATGGGAGGACCAGTGGGATGTGGTTTTCATTGTTACGGTTCCATTTCGAGTACATGTTATGAGTACATGTTGCAGAGGCAGCAGCATCTAAGGATCTGTGAAAGAGGCCAAGAGTTTTTAGAATGCCAGGAATGGAGGGAGCTATCGAGAAGGTAACTGTGCGAGTCAGTTGGATGGACAGGCTTACAGGTGATGTTTCCACCAGAACTCTACTATTTTTAGACATCAGTCTATCAATCAGTTTTCCAAGACTTAAAACCTGAGGGATGGATGGAAACTAGTAAAATCTATTGATGAATTCCTGTAGCTGGCTTCTGAAACAAAAAGCAACACCAACACCCATTGCAACTCCACTGACCtagttaaccaaaaaaaaaaaaaagtgatcaaaaaagaaaacacagagggCAGGAACCAGTTCTGCTTTCTCAGGAGGATATTGAAGGGAGGATCCTGAACTGAATGTCTGTTGATTGCCTGTCTGAGACATACAGGGGTGAACAAAAGTAGATTTACAGTTGAAAGTATGCATGGCCGGCGGTTTAAGCTCTTAACGAGTTTGAacttaagtgcactgtgccagtgtgacattcttttgagttaataaagatactgagttaataaagctatagTACTAAtcataaccttcatgtcttttgcCCATACAAGCAACTATAAACCTATTTTTGTCCACATCTTTGTGTGTGCACacgtatatgtacagtatgtaagggtgtgtctataatatatatatgtccaAGGGGGCGGGACTAGAGGAGAAGCCAATAAACAAAAGCAGCTCAGAGATTAGCattcgcagacacagcacttggtGAGCACTTGGGTGGTATCTCCAGGCTGCTTCATCCCTCTGTCCGCTCCCTTTGTGTCAGATGCAACTCGTATACCAACTATCCACCAGCCCTGTGAGGTTCACTGGTGACCGaacacccaggcagatggactccAGCAGACTTTAGATGCGTCCGAAGTGATAATATAGTATGTGTATTAATGTATATTGAATATATACCAATAGTATGTACAAGACATGTACagagaattgtttattttatttataataaaaaaaatcttgggccgatacgtgatcttctcggaagacactttgacatcccatTGGACAAAAatacagttgctgtacaggcttttaaatgattgatgcgcagcgcaacaagcagaacacgcagctcagcagaaagccagcagctgatccgtccgcatctccttagcatgtgttcagccccaAACCCCCCCAACTTCACAacgagagtggcagagacgcaaagtggctggaaCATAGAGCACCCTGGAGTGGGGGAaaggggtgggcaagcaaagcgagcagggggataAGCCCCATAGTCTTAAATATGTTAACTACTATTCCCCAATATATTTATCAGGCCTGGATGCTGTCATCCACTACCTCGTCAAATGGCAACAAGTAAAACCTAGTGCACTATGCTCAGTCTACATTCTAATTTTTGGGGGACAGAAGGAAAAGAACAAGCTTTTAGgaatattgcattttgtttacACTTTTTTGTGTACTTTTGAGGCCCATGGAGAgtgagaggaagagaaagtgaaacagttttcaaaatagtGCAGCAGACATTTATAATAGTACACATTTTTGCCacttaaagtaatatttaaaatttaatgatGAAAGCACTACAGTTTTGTCATTgtgatatgtaaaaatatatatatatatgttttggtTTTTAGTTGTCATTTGGGTGGCATGGGGTTgtagtgatagcactgctgccttgcagtaaggagaccaaggtttgcCGTCCCTGTGTccttctctgtgtggagtttgcatgttctccctgtgtctgaaggggtttcctctggatgcccccttttcctcccacagtccaaagacatgcaggttggccCTAAAttgacatatgtgtgtgtgtgtgtgtgtttacccctGCAATGAACCATGTGCTAGGTGGGATTGTTTCTAGTACCCCACCCACCCCGAGTCTGTTCAGATTAAAAAATTATATGATATATGTTAGTGGTCATTGACTgtacaaattttaattaaatcgttttttaaaatagtattagatgcaatcatatttttttttttttttttaaggaagagGATGAACCCTGTAATTTTCTAGCTGTACCAGGAGCATCCACATCTGAATATATTCCGTCCTGGTCCCTTTCTCCTACTTCTAGCACCTCTCAGTCAGACCAGTGTGAAACCTCATCCCAGCTCGAGTCTCCCGAGTGCTGTAAGGCTCTTTTGCATGAGGAGGGGCCTAAAACAAGACTTTTACGCAGCAGGAGAAAGACTCTTCTAGTAGACGATTGGTCCTCTGCCCAGAGTGTTGAGGTGGTCACGAAAAAAAACTGTACTGATGCACAGGGACGTCGATTTTACAAAAAGCATTACTGCATGTTTTGTgaaaagggatttaaaaagattgcTCGCCATTTGGAACAGATGCATTCAAATGAACCTGAAGTGGCAAAGGCAGTCAGCCACAAGAAAGGCTCAAAGGAAAGAGCAATTTTATTACAGGAACTACGTAACAAAGGGGATTTCTCTCACAATGCTGCTGTATTAGAAAAAGGTGTTGGACAGCTAATTACACAAAGGCAACCAGTTAAGCAGCTGGCCCCAGAGGATTATCTGCCCTGTCAGTACTGCCTAGCATTGTATATGAAAAATGATCTTTGGCGCCATCAAAAACGTTGCTCTTTAAAGACAAAAAGGAGCAACATTGGAAGGGGCGGCCGCATCCAAGCTGAAGCAGCACTCCTTTTACCGGCTCCTGTATCTTCAGTTGGTGAAGGTGTTCAGAAGCTGCTTCGTAAAATGCCAGAGGACAAGATAACGTTGGAGGTCCAAAATGACcctcttattttacattttgggGATCGATTGTTTTTGCAGGCAGGAAATCCCGTAGAAAAGCAGAGGGTATCTGACATCTGTGCTAAGATGAGGGAGTTAGCAAAGTTAAAAATGGAATCGCAAAAACTCGACCATAGTATAAGCTCTTTAAGAGATTTAGTGGACTCTTCTCGATTAGATGTGTTGGCCAGTGCAGCAAGAAATGCTACAGGCTTTGAACAGcacatgcaaaaatattcaaGCCCTTCAGCAGCTCTCAAACTGGGATTGTCCTTAAGCAAGGCAGCAGTCATTCTAGAAGGGGATGCTATTCGAAGTGGTGATGAGAGTCTTCGAAAGAAAGTGGAAAGATTTAAGGTGGCAATGAAGAATGAGTGGGCATTCCAGGTGTCTACCTTTCCTGAAAGGTAAGTCCCAGTTTTAAATCTTCTAGTAAAAgtattatcaataataatttttaaaacctcAAAACCCTATTAGTCTATCACGTTCTACAACTTCAGTATGGTAAACTGACATGATTGAAAATGTTGTACAGAAAGTCGCCCCATTGttgtaaatatgtttttaataactTATAGTGCAGATAGAGAGGAGCTGTTAGGTGCATGCGCTGATAcaacgcattgccgcacccaccacatgacaaaccagctcaggatcccagattgggacctgagtgtagcctcagcaccacacaaattcaaatggaatggaaccagtgtgaggtttttttgcagtgcctggagtgccaattaagttttccctgcaggttggagggcctacttgcagggctggatgcagattaatgtcatacccaggacggagcaattgcaggttaagggccttgctcaagggcccaatgaaacagagtcacttttggcgtttaggggattcgaaccgacaaccttccaattgccagtgcaaatccctagccttagagccaccactagTGCAGATGGTatgtcacaaatatttgtagtaataaaaatgcattgctacaaatgtttgtgatgtgtcatctgttggagtgaaaaacgcaatacattttatttctagaaaAGTTTGATATTCCATCTATTGGAGTGACAGAGACACAACAACTGGACAGATACAacgacagacagacacttatccttttattatgaCGAATACTGTCTGcctgtgtgtgggggtgtgtgtgtgtacacatgcaCTAGCCAAAGAACCTGGCATTGCATTTTGATTGACCGCTTTGTCATTGCTGGCTAAATGCAAGTGTCTCATCCATCATCTACACTAGCTCTCTGATAACTATCAGTTTTTCTACTCTCACGAGTCGGGCATTGGTTCTTTTTTCTGTATGAGTATATTCCATAATTCCTTGATGACCTGTAACCAATAATGCTACtcctttgtattttcttgttcgcTGTGGTTTCATGACTCAGTGTCTAATTCCACCATAATAAACTGGACAGCTTGTCGAGTCATTGATATGCTAAGAGATTTCTTTTTTGTGCATTATTACTGCAAAAGGGTTATCaacaaagtattaatgtgtagGGCTTGAACACTTACgcaaacactaactttggagTAGTTCATCTGCAGttcaatatctacagaaaatggtatgttttgattttggaaatgcactgttacagcataagagtgcatattaaaaatactgactggataaatatgtggacaaatcttttgtcatgcagaaagttAGGATGACTTTCAATGGccttgaatacttttgcacactaCTGTATGACCTTATACAATGAAATAGCATGTCTTTTAAACTTTTCGTGGAGTATATGTACGTATGAGAGCTTTCATCATTACCCACAAAccattttattttagttgtttCCTTAATGATGGAGCAATTGAATGTCCTCATTATGCATTTCTAAATGTTAGTGTTTGAGTTGttggaggaggaaaaaaaaaacagccattaGCCCTACTGTCTCACAGCTTCCTGGACCTGGGCTCTTTTTGGCTTCTCCACCTGTTCAACTTTtgtaggtttttctccaggtatggTAAATATTTTGCAAATTGCCTGAGTCGGTTCTCATAAGGTTACTCTTGTTGTCCTCCTACTTCCTTAAAGACATGAAGATTAGGTTAACTGGTTTGTcgcagtggtgtgtgtgtgtgctgagtgatggactggtaccagGTTCAGAGTTGGTGTTGAGATTCTGGTTATGGTCAACCTTGACCTTCAGCTAGATTAAGTGAATTTAAGAATGAATTTATGTATGTACATTTGTTTAATGTGGTGAATCTACTTTGGCTGGATGatgcttcttctttcagttgttcccgttaggggtcaccacagcggatcatcttctttcacatctttctgtcctctgcatcttgttctgttacacccatcacgtgcatgtcctctctcgccacatccataaacctcctcttaagccatcctcttctcctcttgcctggcagctctatccttagcacccttctctcaatatacccagcatctctcctctgcacatgaccaaaccaatgcaatctcgcctctctgactttgtcttccaaccatccaacctgagctgactctctaatgtcctcatttctaatcccatccctcctcgttacacccaatgcaaatcttaacatctttaactctgctacctccagctctgtctcctgctttctggtcagtgccaccgtcttaacccatataacatagctggtctcactaatgtcctgtagaccttccctttcacaaaTTGCTGTTAACCAgtgtgtcacaaatcactcctgacactcttctccacccattccaccctgcctgcactcttttttttatttctcttccacactccccattactctgtactgttgatctcaagtatttaaactcatccaccttcatcaactctgctccctgcatcctcaccattgcaCGGACCTCCttgtcatttacacacatgtattctgtcttgttcctactgaccttcattcctctcctctccagagcatatctccacctctccagggtctgctcaacctgctccctacaattgctacagatcataatgtcatcagcaaacatcatagtccacgggaactcctgtctaatcttgtctgtcaacctgtccatcaccaatgcaaataagaaagggctcagagccgatccctgatgtaatcccaagaaagggctcagagccgatccctgatgtaatcccaagaAAGGGCtcggagccgatccctgatgtaatcccatgtTAGCATGAAATTCTTTTTCACCATGACCTAGTAATTGAAACATATAGATGTGTGTCTGTCAGGACATGTGTCAAAAATGCAGTTTCATTTTATTATCACGAAGCTAAAGTTTTTGCAAGTTATACATAATAGAACATTCTGGGTGTTTTTACGCATTCTTACCATGTTAGTCTCCTTATTGGTTATTTattctttgatattttctttaatCAGCAGTTCTATGACCTTTCGTTATGGCAAGAAGTGGAACAAACCTCATTTATTACCCCTGTTAGAGGACCTGTTGCTTCTTCAGACCCagctgagagagaaagaggagaTTTCTATGGTAGACATGGAACAAAATCCAAGCGCAGAATCCTGGAGGTCTTTGTGCCAAGCCACTCTAAtccaagtaattttatttaatcgaAGACGCGACTGTGAGGTGTCTAAAATGCTCATCCAAGCTTATTCCAAGAGACAAAGATTCCCTAGCAATGAGGAAATGGAAAGCAATTTTGCAGATTTTGAACGGTACATGTGGAACAGCCTGGCAAGAGTGGAAATTCTTGGCAAAAGAGGCAGATATGTGCCTTTGTTATTAACCCCAAGGATGGAGATGTGTATGAGCCTTCTTTTAAGGACTCGAGAGTGCGTTGGAATTGATGAGGATAACCCATATGTATTTGCTCGACCTAACCAACACTCCACGAAGCCACTGAGAGGTGGGGACCTGCTTAGGTTTTTAGCCAAAACATGTGGTGCCAGACACCCAGAGCATTTAACGTCCACTCGCCTGCGGAGACAAATCGCAACCCTTTCACAGTTGTTATGTGTGGAGAGTTTAGATATTGAACGTTTGGCCACGTTTTTAGGACACAGTGTGAAAATCCACTTGGAGTATTTACAACTTCCACGGAACACAACTCTGTTGGCAAAAGTAGCAAGAGTGCTTCTAGCTGGTGAAAAGGATGGACTTTTATTTAAAGGAATGACACTAGACCAAATTTGTTTGGAACTCGATGGTAAGTTGTTTTTAGTTAAATCTGTGCAAGAGTTGTCTCGCCTACCCAACTAAGAACCTTAGTATAATCCCATCCGACATATTCCACTCCAATCTGCAAAATGTTCTTCCTCTAGAATTATGTAATACCTGCTGTCATACTTGCTAGTCAGTTTTAAAGACCGACACAGCAGCTGAACTGATTAAGTTTGGAAAGTAGAAGAGTAGTGATAAGGATCCATTTTGGATTTAAGAAATGAGAATATTTTTCTGtgtaatctttttttataatttttgtccttttactttaaatgaataattaactAAATATAGGTAGCCTTTTTTTAAGCTCGAGAAATCTGTATAGGTGGGAGTCGACcaattttgatattgtttaagTCAAAATGATTATATTGGCAGAGGTTTGGTGCCTGTTTGtaaaacaatgggaaaaaaaaaaaattacccaaaCCATAAATTCTGCGTTCATTTACCCCATAGACGTTTTTAGGATTAAACAAATTCTGACGAGTGTCGGTAGACTTTGTGCCCATAGGAATGAAGTttcccaaactattctataacatttcagtaatttattTTCCACTCtggtgctgatctttctgattataaaataggtcaatacaatagcaattgacgagaagaattcataatttcagaattacggtatttgagggttccactAGAGAGCCTCTTTCTCTTACACAATTTGGATCAACAACTAATCAGCACAGTGtcctctcataacaggcttaagtttcgagtttggtatttttctgtccagccgtttTTAGctctagagatagatagatagatactttattaatcccaatgggaaattcacattcttcagcagcagcttactgatacaataaataatattaaattaaagaatgataataatgcaggtgaaaaacagacaatataaaataaagtaataggagtgatcaataaataaaaatagaaaaataaaagtagaaaagtacattAGACGGTCCTCAAGAAACTATGACAAACGGACAGACAcatacccatcatcgagatatcgatgttttcagtaTAGAGGGaacctaaaacgttgagatctgtcgaaaaccggagatttaaatttttgacgaatctgaAGCTTTCGCTCTTCCCCCATaaacaataggttatggtgggggagggcacaaaaccaaaaatagttaatttttttatttttgttctaacAAGAGAATATACCAGGAAAGAAAAAGTGTCCTGCTTTACTGTGATCAAAGTGTATATTGTTTATTGGCAATCTaacctaaaaatacaaaaagaaattttCAGTTTATATCAAGTAGGTTacgtaaacttttttttattcactcCAAAGAGaggtttaattgtttttttatattttgtaacaaaGAGCCTTAATATGGGGAAAAGATATTTAACACAACACTtcactttccatttctttttcctgCCACAGATTGAGACGGTAACATGCTGAGCTAAAAATTGTGTTAATTGATATTTTTCCACTATAGGCAATGCAATTCAGAAGATATACTGCGTATTTCCTGGCCTGATCCCTTTTCACACAGTCCATCCACCGTCTCTGTGGTCATTCTGTTCTCTTCCATAGTCCTGTGTTTTCTCCTCACGTTGTATACCTCTCTTCTCATTACATGTCATACCACTTgaacttccttttttttctattttcttatagATTTCCCATACTTTGACTAATTATACCTCTGATTATAACAGATCTTAGCATGGTTTGTTATTCCACAAATCCATCTCAACATCTGCATTTCTGTAGCATTCATTTTCCTTTCATGCACCTTTTTAACAGCCCAGGTTTCTGATCTGTGCAACAATACCGGTCCGACCCTTCATTCTTGCACAAATTCTTCAGTCACATAACCCTACCAattcctttttccattttttttctacctagttaattctgtgttttttttccctgaatCTAGCTCTCCGTCCTCTTTTCATTGATCTGTAATATTTGATGTTTTCTACCATTTTAAACCCTTCTCCTTAGAGGTCAGCTTCTCCATCTTACTCTTATCCTTTAAATAT
This genomic interval from Erpetoichthys calabaricus chromosome 10, fErpCal1.3, whole genome shotgun sequence contains the following:
- the si:dkey-117m1.4 gene encoding uncharacterized protein si:dkey-117m1.4 isoform X1 encodes the protein MAAAVSSLYDYREPACLDSDGEGYKPPSRGNFPFKKQRKGIPMKVLERDTQADEDSFPESGDFSPDPYNDPCDFDESEKNRMEVPYFQPSHIASVQCSPSLKEEEALISSGSIYKAPNCKVREVFYGNQSHLQVFAIRDIAKGEEITIDYGLPEFSWRNNELSFQNADSSAVLDYSSDLDCDIKKEEDEPCNFLAVPGASTSEYIPSWSLSPTSSTSQSDQCETSSQLESPECCKALLHEEGPKTRLLRSRRKTLLVDDWSSAQSVEVVTKKNCTDAQGRRFYKKHYCMFCEKGFKKIARHLEQMHSNEPEVAKAVSHKKGSKERAILLQELRNKGDFSHNAAVLEKGVGQLITQRQPVKQLAPEDYLPCQYCLALYMKNDLWRHQKRCSLKTKRSNIGRGGRIQAEAALLLPAPVSSVGEGVQKLLRKMPEDKITLEVQNDPLILHFGDRLFLQAGNPVEKQRVSDICAKMRELAKLKMESQKLDHSISSLRDLVDSSRLDVLASAARNATGFEQHMQKYSSPSAALKLGLSLSKAAVILEGDAIRSGDESLRKKVERFKVAMKNEWAFQVSTFPESSSMTFRYGKKWNKPHLLPLLEDLLLLQTQLREKEEISMVDMEQNPSAESWRSLCQATLIQVILFNRRRDCEVSKMLIQAYSKRQRFPSNEEMESNFADFERYMWNSLARVEILGKRGRYVPLLLTPRMEMCMSLLLRTRECVGIDEDNPYVFARPNQHSTKPLRGGDLLRFLAKTCGARHPEHLTSTRLRRQIATLSQLLCVESLDIERLATFLGHSVKIHLEYLQLPRNTTLLAKVARVLLAGEKDGLLFKGMTLDQICLELDVLSENSGNSSDEEEKPEETKPAAGASHASQPRRLASEFPQKKGKKCVQKRPWSLAEKRDVEQHLEKHIRLLQVPAKADCERCLSGSPLLRSNGRDWKAVKFYVHNRIQLIKRHMKKGKNVE
- the si:dkey-117m1.4 gene encoding uncharacterized protein si:dkey-117m1.4 isoform X2; translation: MAAAVSSLYDYREPACLDSDGEGYKPPSRGNFPFKKQRKGIPMKVLERDTQADEDSFPESGDFSPDPYNDPCDFDESEKNRMEVPYFQPSHIASVQCSPSLKEEEALISSGSIYKAPNCKVREVFYGNQSHLQVFAIRDIAKGEEITIDYGLPEFSWRNNELSFQNADSSAVLDYSSDLDCDIKKEEDEPCNFLAVPGASTSEYIPSWSLSPTSSTSQSDQCETSSQLESPECCKALLHEEGPKTRLLRSRRKTLLVDDWSSAQSVEVVTKKNCTDAQGRRFYKKHYCMFCEKGFKKIARHLEQMHSNEPEVAKAVSHKKGSKERAILLQELRNKGDFSHNAAVLEKGVGQLITQRQPVKQLAPEDYLPCQYCLALYMKNDLWRHQKRCSLKTKRSNIGRGGRIQAEAALLLPAPVSSVGEGVQKLLRKMPEDKITLEVQNDPLILHFGDRLFLQAGNPVEKQRVSDICAKMRELAKLKMESQKLDHSISSLRDLVDSSRLDVLASAARNATGFEQHMQKYSSPSAALKLGLSLSKAAVILEGDAIRSGDESLRKKVERFKVAMKNEWAFQVSTFPESSMTFRYGKKWNKPHLLPLLEDLLLLQTQLREKEEISMVDMEQNPSAESWRSLCQATLIQVILFNRRRDCEVSKMLIQAYSKRQRFPSNEEMESNFADFERYMWNSLARVEILGKRGRYVPLLLTPRMEMCMSLLLRTRECVGIDEDNPYVFARPNQHSTKPLRGGDLLRFLAKTCGARHPEHLTSTRLRRQIATLSQLLCVESLDIERLATFLGHSVKIHLEYLQLPRNTTLLAKVARVLLAGEKDGLLFKGMTLDQICLELDVLSENSGNSSDEEEKPEETKPAAGASHASQPRRLASEFPQKKGKKCVQKRPWSLAEKRDVEQHLEKHIRLLQVPAKADCERCLSGSPLLRSNGRDWKAVKFYVHNRIQLIKRHMKKGKNVE